A single Musa acuminata AAA Group cultivar baxijiao chromosome BXJ2-1, Cavendish_Baxijiao_AAA, whole genome shotgun sequence DNA region contains:
- the LOC103987046 gene encoding thioredoxin Y, chloroplastic-like isoform X2 translates to MSCRNKCFQSCTNLNQFDVTDVHDSVGLNRLCQKISFVYDVETKRSTAKPYPKESREMAASRTAAAAPVATDLRTRSICLCPLELSAVATPRFSPLRRQSMLGRGLTAVPQRRLLPRIEAKKQTYSSFDELLEKCDKLLLVDFYATWKELCLLISLSNALRLL, encoded by the exons atgagctgcaGGAACAAATGTTTTCAATCATGCACTAACCTTAACCAATTCGATGTGACCGACGTTCACGATTCAGTTGGGCTCAACCGTCTTTGTCAAAAGATCAGCTTCGTTTATGACGTGGAAACAAAGCGCAGCACCGCGAAACCTTACCCTAAAGAATCACGAGAAATGGCGGCCTCCCGCACCGCTGCTGCGGCCCCGGTCGCCACCGACCTCCGCACCCGCTCCATCTGCCTCTGCCCGTTGGAGCTCTCGGCTGTCGCGACGCCTCGCTTCTCGCCGCTTCGCCGCCAATCGATGCTGGGCCGCGGTCTCACCGCGGTCCCTCAGCGCCGACTTCTTCCTCGG ATAGAAGCAAAAAAGCAAACCTACTCTTCCTTTGATGAATTGTTGGAAAAATGTGATAAGCTGTTACTGGTCGACTTCTATGCAACATG GAAGGAGCTATGCCTGCTCATCAGCTTATCCAACGCATTGAGGCTGCTCTGA
- the LOC103987046 gene encoding thioredoxin Y, chloroplastic-like isoform X1: MSCRNKCFQSCTNLNQFDVTDVHDSVGLNRLCQKISFVYDVETKRSTAKPYPKESREMAASRTAAAAPVATDLRTRSICLCPLELSAVATPRFSPLRRQSMLGRGLTAVPQRRLLPRIEAKKQTYSSFDELLEKCDKLLLVDFYATWCGPCQFMVSVLEEVGEKLKDRIQVIKIDTEKYTNIANCYQIEALPTFIIFRDGKPCDRFEGAMPAHQLIQRIEAALKVKQ, translated from the exons atgagctgcaGGAACAAATGTTTTCAATCATGCACTAACCTTAACCAATTCGATGTGACCGACGTTCACGATTCAGTTGGGCTCAACCGTCTTTGTCAAAAGATCAGCTTCGTTTATGACGTGGAAACAAAGCGCAGCACCGCGAAACCTTACCCTAAAGAATCACGAGAAATGGCGGCCTCCCGCACCGCTGCTGCGGCCCCGGTCGCCACCGACCTCCGCACCCGCTCCATCTGCCTCTGCCCGTTGGAGCTCTCGGCTGTCGCGACGCCTCGCTTCTCGCCGCTTCGCCGCCAATCGATGCTGGGCCGCGGTCTCACCGCGGTCCCTCAGCGCCGACTTCTTCCTCGG ATAGAAGCAAAAAAGCAAACCTACTCTTCCTTTGATGAATTGTTGGAAAAATGTGATAAGCTGTTACTGGTCGACTTCTATGCAACATG GTGTGGTCCTTGCCAATTCATGGTGTCTGTTCTAGAAGAAGTGGGTGAAAAATTGAAAGACAGAATCCAAGTGATCAAAATTGATACAGAAAAGTATACTAACATAGCAAATTGCTACCAAATTGAGGCGTTGCCTACATTCATCATTTTCAGAGATGGAAAGCCATGCGATCGCTTT GAAGGAGCTATGCCTGCTCATCAGCTTATCCAACGCATTGAGGCTGCTCTGAAAGTCAAACAGTAG